One genomic region from Aneurinibacillus sp. REN35 encodes:
- a CDS encoding DUF1989 domain-containing protein, with protein MNRMQTQTSGDLYVKEEVIIPPYDGRSVLVRQGEELVIIDMEGKQVGDFVCFHTSDHDEHVSPVHMRASLSSIRLKEGDYLYSNKRRPLMQMVKDTVGRHDFFFPACDYWRYKIDFDDENHPNCHDNLKKAMAAFGVDRPVPDPINWFMNNQLDENWDYIIEEPRSKPGDYVQLKAMEDVIVAVSTCSQDMAPVNGFKVTSLKLQVLGRR; from the coding sequence ATGTGAAAGAAGAAGTAATCATTCCGCCGTATGATGGGCGCAGCGTGCTCGTCCGTCAGGGAGAAGAGCTGGTCATTATTGATATGGAGGGCAAGCAGGTTGGCGACTTCGTCTGCTTTCACACATCCGATCATGATGAACACGTTTCGCCTGTGCATATGCGCGCCTCGCTGAGCAGCATCCGTTTAAAAGAAGGAGACTACTTATACAGCAATAAGCGCAGACCGTTAATGCAGATGGTCAAAGATACGGTAGGCAGGCATGATTTCTTTTTTCCGGCCTGTGATTACTGGCGCTATAAAATCGACTTCGATGATGAGAACCATCCGAACTGCCATGACAATTTAAAAAAAGCGATGGCAGCATTCGGCGTGGACCGTCCTGTCCCCGATCCGATTAACTGGTTTATGAACAATCAGCTGGATGAAAATTGGGACTATATAATTGAAGAGCCGCGCTCAAAGCCGGGTGATTATGTGCAGCTGAAGGCGATGGAGGATGTCATCGTTGCTGTCTCCACGTGCTCGCAGGATATGGCGCCTGTGAACGGCTTTAAAGTTACCTCGCTAAAGCTTCAGGTACTGGGAAGGAGATAG
- a CDS encoding M20 family metallopeptidase has protein sequence MPVSFLQELLRVNTSNPPGNEHEISRMLAARCESRGLRGSVTMVDGNRSNFELRLQGTGAKGKTLMFCGHIDTVSPGKQPWTYEPYSGELVGDRLYGRGASDMKSGLAAMLLAIEELHTEGVKLNGDLVFLATAGEEVDSCGARHYQDVMGMQDIDAIVIGEPTNEKVVIGHKGALWLEIKTYGKTAHGSMPDQGINAIDYMTHVIRLIKSFKLEWRIEQAPLGSSSMAVTQIGGGIQTNVIPDQCFIHVDIRSIPPQSHDALIRELNAKLDELAASLPSFRAECSVVLNRTPVLTSPHASLIQTALSLKGLAESECAGVSYYTDASVLNPHSKIPTLIYGPGDEKLAHQPDEWVAVPAYLRSIAFYKELAIRFLNGKNETAAPIKQAQTK, from the coding sequence ATGCCTGTTTCGTTTTTACAAGAATTGCTCCGGGTCAATACATCCAATCCGCCCGGAAATGAACATGAGATCAGCAGAATGCTGGCCGCGCGCTGCGAAAGCAGAGGATTGCGCGGAAGCGTGACGATGGTGGATGGAAACCGGAGCAATTTTGAGCTTCGCCTACAGGGGACAGGTGCGAAGGGAAAAACACTTATGTTCTGCGGCCATATCGACACGGTATCACCGGGAAAACAGCCGTGGACGTACGAGCCGTATAGCGGCGAGCTGGTAGGGGATCGTCTATACGGCCGCGGAGCCTCTGATATGAAGAGCGGGCTGGCTGCCATGCTGCTTGCTATCGAGGAGCTGCATACGGAAGGGGTAAAGCTTAATGGAGATCTGGTTTTTTTGGCTACCGCCGGAGAAGAGGTGGACAGCTGCGGGGCGCGTCATTATCAGGATGTGATGGGCATGCAGGACATCGATGCGATCGTCATTGGTGAGCCGACGAACGAGAAGGTTGTCATCGGTCATAAAGGCGCGCTCTGGCTGGAAATCAAAACGTACGGCAAAACTGCACACGGATCGATGCCGGATCAGGGAATCAATGCCATCGATTACATGACTCATGTGATCCGACTCATTAAATCATTCAAGTTGGAGTGGCGCATCGAACAGGCACCGCTTGGATCGAGCAGTATGGCGGTTACCCAAATCGGCGGCGGTATCCAAACGAATGTCATTCCGGATCAGTGCTTCATTCACGTAGATATTCGCAGCATTCCTCCCCAATCCCATGACGCTCTCATTCGCGAGCTGAATGCCAAGCTTGACGAGCTTGCTGCCAGCCTTCCGTCGTTTCGAGCTGAGTGCAGTGTTGTGTTGAATCGTACACCTGTTCTAACAAGTCCTCATGCTTCGCTCATTCAGACCGCTCTCTCGCTAAAAGGGCTTGCGGAGAGCGAATGTGCCGGGGTCTCGTATTATACGGATGCTTCTGTGCTGAACCCGCACAGCAAAATTCCAACGCTAATTTATGGACCGGGTGATGAGAAGCTCGCGCATCAGCCGGATGAATGGGTGGCTGTACCTGCTTATCTGCGTTCTATTGCATTTTATAA